The segment CATGGGGGTGGCGCTGCGCACGGTGGCGGCGGTGCTGCTGGCGGCCTCGGCGGCGGTGGTGTTCGGCTTCCGCGGCTCCGGGGAGCGCCGGAGTGCAGCGGCCGGGGGCGGGGGAGCATGCTGACCCTATGACGGCGAGACCGGGCGGCGGCGGCCCGGCGTCCGACGCCGCGGGCCGGGTGCTCGCGCGGGCGACGGTGGATGCCGTGCGGGCCCTCGGCGGCTACGCGGGCGGGGTCTACCTGCGCTCGGGGACCGGGGGGCTGCTGCGGATGGCCGCGGTGACGGGTCTGCCGGGGCCGTTGTTCCGGCCCTGGTGGCGGATCCAGGTGAACCGCCCGTACCCGGTGGCGGAGGCCTTCCGCAGCGGGCAGGCCGTGCACCTGCCCGACGGGGAGTCGGCGGTGCGCCGGTTCCCGCAGCTGATGGCGGGGCTGCCGTTCCCGTTCGGGTCGCTGTACGAGCCGGTGGGGGCCGGGCCGGAGCGGTTCGGGGTGCTGCTGGTGGTGCGTCCGGCGGCGGCCGCGGTGGACGCCGGGGAGCGGCGGCTGATGCGGGAGGCCGCCACGGGGCTGGGGCGGGAGCTGGCGGGGCTGGCGGCGGCCGGGGATCCGGTGCGCTGGGAGGGGGACCCGGTGTGCGTGCCGTGGCCCGTGCCGGGCGGGGGCTCCGCGGAGGCCGTGGAGCGGCTGGCGCAGGGGGTGCTGTCGGTGGACCGGCAGGGGGTCGTCGGGTTCGCCACCGCCGCCGCCGGGGAGCTGCTCGGGCTGCCCGCGGGGCGGCTGGTGGGGCGGGGGCTGTGGGAGGCGCTGCCGTGGCTGGAGTACCCGGCGTACGAGGACCACTTCCGGGGGGCGTTCCTCTCCGGCGAGCCGGTGTTCTTCGACGCCCGGGGCGGGGCGGACGCGGATCCGCCGGCGCTGTCGGTGGGCCTGTACCCGGGGCCGTCGGGGGTGACGGTGGTCCTGGAGGCGGCCGAGCGGCCCGTGTACGCGCCCGGTGCGGCGGCCCGGCCCGGACCCGGGCCCGGGGCTCCGGCCGCGCGGGCCTCGGCCCTGTACCGGCCGGTGGCCCTGGCGATCGCGCTGACCGAGGCGATGACGGCCCGCCAGGTGTCGGCGGTGGTCACCGAGGAGCTGCTGCCCGCGTTCGGGGGCCGGCAGCTGGCGATCTACCTGCTGGACGAGCGGCACCTGCACCTCGCCTGGGAGACCGGTTTCCCCAAGGGGTTCCTGGACCGGTTCGACGGGGTCTCGCTGGACGTGCGGCTGCCGGGTGTGGAGACGCTGACCTCGGGGCGGCCGCTGTTCTTCGAGTCGATGCAGCACCTGGCGTCGGCCTATCCGGGGATCCCGCTCGACGCGGACGTCGGCGCCCGCGCGTTCCTGCCGCTGATCGCCTCGGGCCGCCCGGTGGGCTCGTGCATCCTCGGGTTCGACGCGCCGCGCGGGTTCAGTCCGGAGGAGCGTACGGTGCTCACCGCGCTGGCCGGGCTGATCGCGCAGGCCCTGGCCCGGGCGCGGCGCTACGAGAACGAGGCGGCGCTGGCCCGGGGGCTCCAGGCGGCGCTGCTGCCGCACCGGCTGCCGGTGACGGGCCGGGTGGCGACGGTGGGCCGGTACCTGCCGGGTACGGCGGGGATGGACGTGGGCGGCGACTGGTACGACGTCATCGAGGCGGCTTCGGGCCGGCTGGCGCTGGTCATCGGGGACGTCCAGGGCCACGGGGTGGCGGCGGCCGCGACGATGGGCCAGCTGCGCAGTGCCGTACGGGCGTTCACGATCAGCGGCAGCACCCCGGAGCAGGTGGTGCGGGGCACCAACCGGCTGCTGATCGACCTGGACCCGGGGCAGTTCGCCAGCTGCTGCTACGTCCTGCTCGACCCGGAGTCGGGGCGCGCCGTGGCCGCCCGGGCGGGGCATCCGCAGCCGCTGCTGCGCCACCCGGACGGCCGGGCCGAGGTGCTGGACCTGGCGGGCGGGGTGGTCCTCGGCGTCGACCCGGGGGCCGGCTACCCGGAAACGGAACTGCTGCTGGAGCCGGGTGCGGTGCTGGCCCTGTACACCGACGGGCTGGTGGAGGTGCCGGGCACGGACATCGACGAGGGCGTGGAGCGGTTGCGGTCCGCCTTGGCCGGGGCCCGTCCGGGGCCGTTGACGGAGACCGCCGACCGGCTGGTCGCGGAGGCGGACGGGGCGGCCGACCGCCCGGACGACATCGCCCTTCTTCTGGCGTCCCTGGTCTGACGCAGAGCAAAGCGGAAGGAAATTCATCCGGATCTCCGTGCGGTTCCCGCACCCCGCGCCGGGCCGGTGTTTACGCGCCCTTAACGCCTGGAACGGCGTGTCGGGCTTGCCCCGCACGATGGAATCCGTACATGGACAGCTCTTGACCTGCGGATGTCGTCGAGCTTCCATAACGGCCCGGGAGCCACACCAACGGAAGTGCCCACCACCGCCTCGGAGGCGATACCGCTCCCGCACCCCCAGCTTCTTCGCAACTGCCGATCGGAAATCCCGCACCGATGACTGAAACGATCAGCGCTCCCCAGGCGCTCGCCCCGGCCACCGGGCCCACCCCCCAGAAGCTCAAGCGCTCCATCGGCGTCGTCGGCGGGACCCTGCTCACGCTCTCGTGCGTGACGCCCGCCTCGACCCTGTTCGTCGTCGTGCCCGATCTCTTCTCCAGCCTCGGCACCTGGACCGCCCTGACCATCGCGATCGGCTCGCTGCTCTGTATCGGCGTGGCGTTCTGCTACTCGGAGCTGGGGACGCTGATCCCCAGCGCGGGCGGCGAGTACGCCATGGTCTCCACCCTCGCGGGGCGGCTCGCGGGCTGGCTGGTGTTCGTGCTGTCGCTGCTCGTGGTGATGATCGTGCCTCCGGTGATCGCCATGGGCACCGCCGACTACCTCGCCCCCGTGGTCCACATCCCGGCCCCGGTGGCCGGTGGCGCGGTGATGCTGCTCGCGACCCTCGCCGGTCTGCTGGACCTGCGGGCCAACGCCTGGATCACCGGCATCTTCCTGGTCCTCGAGGTGGTCGCGGCGGCGCTGGTGGCCGTGCTGGGCTTCGCCCACAGCGAGCGGGGCGCCGGTGCGCTGGTGCACGGCACGGTGGCCGCCGAGGGCGGCGGCACCTCCACGGTGACGGCCATGATGGTGGTCTCCGGGCTGGCGATCGCACTGTTCATCACCCAGGGCTTCTCGACGGCCGTCTACCTTTCGGAGGAGCTGGAGAAGCCGCGCCGCAACGTGCCCCGGACCGTCCTGGCCACGCTCGCCATCTCCACCGCCGTCATCCTGGTCCCGGTCATCGCGATCACCGTGGGCGCCCCGGACCTGGACGCGCTGACCTCCGGTGACCTCGGCGCGATGGTGACCGCCTGGTCGAACTCGGCCGTCGGCACCTTCGTCAGCCTCTGCGTGGCCCTCGCGATCATCAACGCCGGCATCGTCATGGTCATCCAGAACTCCCGGGTGCTGTTCGCCTCGGCCCGCGACAAGGCCTGGCCCGAGCCGGTCAACCGCGCTCTGTCCCGCCTGGGCCGCTTCGGCTCCCCCTGGGTGGCCACCCTGCTGGTCGGTCTGCCGGGCGCGGCGATGTGCTTCGTCAACCTGGACACCCTGTACGGGGTGACGGGCGTGTCGGTGACCGGCATGTACCTGCTGGTCGCGGTGGCGGCGCTGTTCAGCCGGCGCGGGGCGCACCGCGAGGCGGCCGCCTGGCGGATGCCGCTGTGGCCGGCGGTGCCGGTCGCGCTGATCGCCGTCCTCGCGTACATCCTGACCCAGCAGGAGACCCAGTACCTGCTGTGGACCGGCGGCATCACCGCCGTCGCCACCCTGTACTGGGCGCTGTACCTGCGGCCGCGCAAGGACACCCGCTGGCTGGTCAGCATCCCGGAGGACGCCGAGGAGCCGGCCGCGGCGTAGCCTCCCTGGACGCCTTCCGGGAACGGCCGGTGGGCCGCCGCACACCGCGGCGGCCCACCGGCCGTTCCCGTGCTTCAGGGGGCGTCGGCGCCCAGGGTGAGGGCGGTGTTCACCAGGCCGATGTGGCTGAAGGCCTGGGGGAAGTTGCCGAGCTGGCGCCCGCTCGCGGGGTCGTACTCCTCGGCGAGCAGGCCCACGTCGTTGCGGACGGCCAGCAGGCGTTCGAAGAGTTCCCGGGCCTCCTTGGGCCGGCCCGTCAGGTGCAGGGCGTCCGCCAGCCAGAACGAGCAGGCCAGGAAGGCCCCTTCGTCGCCGGGCAGTCCGTCGACGGAGGGGCCTTCGGTGCTGTAGCGGCGGACCAGTCCGCTGCTGCCGAGCTCGGCCCGTACGGCGTCGACGGTGCCGATGACGCGCGGGTCCTCGGGCGGCAGGAAGCCGACGCGCGGGATGAGCAGGGTGGCCGCGTCGAGTTCGCGGGAGCCGTAGTACTGGGTGAAGGTGCCGCGTCCGGGGTCGTAGCCGTGCTCGCAGACGTCGCGGTGGACCTCGTCGCGCATCGCCCGCCAGCGCTCCACGTCGCCGGGCATGTGGGGGGCGGCCTCCAGGGTCCGCACGGCCCGGTCGGCGGCCACCCAGGCCATCACCTTGGAGTGGGTGAAGTGGCGGCGCGGGCCGCGCACCTCCCACAGCCCCTCGTCGGGCCGGCGCCAGTTGCGCTCCAGGAAGTCGAGCAGGGCGAGCTGGATCTTCCAGGCGTGCCGTTCCGAGGCCAGTCCGGTGGAGCGGGCCAGGTACAGGGAGTCGAGGACTTCTCCGTAGACGTCCAGCTGGAGCTGGTCGACGGCGGCGTTGCCCACGCGGACGGGCGCGGAGCCGGCGTATCCGCGCAGCCACGGGAGCTCCGTCTCGGGGATGCGGCGCTCGCCGCCGATCCCGTACATGATCTGGAGGTCGGCCGGGTCGCCGGCGACGGCGCGCAGCAGCCAGCCGCGCCAGGCGCGGGCCTCGTCGCGGAATCCGGTGGTCAGGAGCGCGCCGAGGGTGAGGGTGGCGTCGCGCAGCCAGCAGTAACGGTAGTCCCAGTTGCGGACGCCGCCGAGCTCCTCCGGAAGGGAGGTGGTGGCGGCCGCGGCGATCCCGCCGGTGGGGGCGTACGTCAGGGCCTTGAGGGTGATCAGGGAGCGGGTGACGGCCTCCTCGTAGGGGCCCTGGTAGCGGCACTGGGCGGACCAGTCGCGCCAGTCGGCGAGGCTCTGTGCCAGGGCCTCGTACGGGTCGACGCGGGCGGGGCGGGGCTCGTGCGAGGGGTGCCAGGTCAGCACGAAGGCGACCTTCTCGCCGGGGCCGACGGTGAACTCGGAGCGGGTGCTGTTGGCCTCGCC is part of the Streptomyces katrae genome and harbors:
- a CDS encoding GAF domain-containing SpoIIE family protein phosphatase; translated protein: MTARPGGGGPASDAAGRVLARATVDAVRALGGYAGGVYLRSGTGGLLRMAAVTGLPGPLFRPWWRIQVNRPYPVAEAFRSGQAVHLPDGESAVRRFPQLMAGLPFPFGSLYEPVGAGPERFGVLLVVRPAAAAVDAGERRLMREAATGLGRELAGLAAAGDPVRWEGDPVCVPWPVPGGGSAEAVERLAQGVLSVDRQGVVGFATAAAGELLGLPAGRLVGRGLWEALPWLEYPAYEDHFRGAFLSGEPVFFDARGGADADPPALSVGLYPGPSGVTVVLEAAERPVYAPGAAARPGPGPGAPAARASALYRPVALAIALTEAMTARQVSAVVTEELLPAFGGRQLAIYLLDERHLHLAWETGFPKGFLDRFDGVSLDVRLPGVETLTSGRPLFFESMQHLASAYPGIPLDADVGARAFLPLIASGRPVGSCILGFDAPRGFSPEERTVLTALAGLIAQALARARRYENEAALARGLQAALLPHRLPVTGRVATVGRYLPGTAGMDVGGDWYDVIEAASGRLALVIGDVQGHGVAAAATMGQLRSAVRAFTISGSTPEQVVRGTNRLLIDLDPGQFASCCYVLLDPESGRAVAARAGHPQPLLRHPDGRAEVLDLAGGVVLGVDPGAGYPETELLLEPGAVLALYTDGLVEVPGTDIDEGVERLRSALAGARPGPLTETADRLVAEADGAADRPDDIALLLASLV
- a CDS encoding APC family permease; the encoded protein is MTETISAPQALAPATGPTPQKLKRSIGVVGGTLLTLSCVTPASTLFVVVPDLFSSLGTWTALTIAIGSLLCIGVAFCYSELGTLIPSAGGEYAMVSTLAGRLAGWLVFVLSLLVVMIVPPVIAMGTADYLAPVVHIPAPVAGGAVMLLATLAGLLDLRANAWITGIFLVLEVVAAALVAVLGFAHSERGAGALVHGTVAAEGGGTSTVTAMMVVSGLAIALFITQGFSTAVYLSEELEKPRRNVPRTVLATLAISTAVILVPVIAITVGAPDLDALTSGDLGAMVTAWSNSAVGTFVSLCVALAIINAGIVMVIQNSRVLFASARDKAWPEPVNRALSRLGRFGSPWVATLLVGLPGAAMCFVNLDTLYGVTGVSVTGMYLLVAVAALFSRRGAHREAAAWRMPLWPAVPVALIAVLAYILTQQETQYLLWTGGITAVATLYWALYLRPRKDTRWLVSIPEDAEEPAAA
- a CDS encoding glycoside hydrolase family 15 protein, with the translated sequence MTQPIEDYALIGDLMTSALVGRDGSIDWLCLPRFDSAACFAALLGDEENGHWTIAPAGAADGERCSRRAYADGSLVLESLWETDDGTVKVTDFMPQRDTAPDVMRIVEGVSGRVTVRSTLRLRFDYGHVVPWVRRSEGDRVAVAGPDSVWFRSEPPVRTWGEANSTRSEFTVGPGEKVAFVLTWHPSHEPRPARVDPYEALAQSLADWRDWSAQCRYQGPYEEAVTRSLITLKALTYAPTGGIAAAATTSLPEELGGVRNWDYRYCWLRDATLTLGALLTTGFRDEARAWRGWLLRAVAGDPADLQIMYGIGGERRIPETELPWLRGYAGSAPVRVGNAAVDQLQLDVYGEVLDSLYLARSTGLASERHAWKIQLALLDFLERNWRRPDEGLWEVRGPRRHFTHSKVMAWVAADRAVRTLEAAPHMPGDVERWRAMRDEVHRDVCEHGYDPGRGTFTQYYGSRELDAATLLIPRVGFLPPEDPRVIGTVDAVRAELGSSGLVRRYSTEGPSVDGLPGDEGAFLACSFWLADALHLTGRPKEARELFERLLAVRNDVGLLAEEYDPASGRQLGNFPQAFSHIGLVNTALTLGADAP